The genomic stretch GGCGGCGGAACGGGTGCGAGTAGAGGCTCATAGGGGGGGCTGTTCCAGATCTGACGGGAACTACTAGGTTCTCCAGGTTGCTGGTCGGGACTAAGAATACCTACTTGCCCACCGGTATCATTAAAGCGGGGTAACTGTCTCTTTGGTGGAATCGGCGGAGGAGCTTCACTCCGAGTTGCGTGATCAGGAAAGTTGCGAGTGGTTTCACCCGAGTGCTTCCTGACCAATGGCGGCGTAGTTTCGGGCGCAGCCCCGCCAGGGAAGTTTGGATTGCTAATGCCCGTTTGCATTTGGTTGGCAGGTGAGGCGGGGGGAGTATCCGTAGAAGCTAGTAAAGGGGTTACGCTAGAGGTGCTGGAGGTCCTAGCCAGTGAGGTACGGCGGTTGGAGAGAAAATCCAGCAACTTAATATGCCCCGTCGGATCCGAAAAGTTCACCGGATCCCCCTCGCAATACGTATACGCATTCAACCCACCTCGTCCAAACGGGCTCCAACTGTCTGGGCTATGAAAACGCATCAGTATCGGGTTGTAAGCGCGGTAGCCATTGCCTAGCAAGTACCAGCCCAGTCGCGCTTCGCGCAGTTCACCGTTAAAACCCAGCCCCGTCGTAACTGCCTGTTGTCCGGACTGCTGGCCGTAAGGAGGGTAAGCGATAGGGTTGGTCCGATCCGCCGTAATCTCAGCGATGATCGAGCGCTTGTTATCGGTGGCCAGCAGCAGGGTTCGTGCCTGGCGCGAGCCGTCGCTACTGTCAGATCGAGAGTGGGTCATGACCGGCCTTCCTTGTGAAGAGGTGCGACGCGAATCAATTTTACCGATAACGCATAACGCGGGTAACTAGCAGAACTGCTAGTAAAGCGTCACCCTTGCCACCGAAATGCACCCGTCATATCAAATCGGACCGTTCGTCGAAGGTGCTCGACATGCAAATACTACCAGGGCACCACCTCAGAACAGGAAGTAATGCTGCGCCATTGATAATGGTATCTGTCGGCTTATTGCGCGGCGCATCCGGGCGGGTGGTATATAAGTACTTTCGGTATTCGGATAGTCGAAGATTAGCTCGTTGTTTGGCAGGTTTCCTTGCAGCTATTTGGTTTATTTATCGGCTCGGCTTTTTAGTAAGTTTGGTGCTCTTGAAAATAACGTGAGTGGATCAGACGATGGCTGAGTTAAATAAACCGTTTGCAAGTAGTGCTGAAACTGCGCTCGCTGAGGATAAAGGGCCTCACTATGATTATGTAAAGAATAAACTGCCTGCTTGGCTTTTGCAGGCAACACCACAAAGACGCAGGGAACTGCGCGATGCCGGGTTGGCTAGGCCCAGCCGGCACGAAGCTGCAACCCAGGATCACCAGGCTGCTTTCAAACGTAGCAGTCGGCAGAGTTACGCTACGCAAAATACGCTCGATCAGATGCTGGTCAACCTGCAGGACGTCAAGGCCTTTTCCCGCCCACTCCTGACGGCTGCAATTATGCAGAAGTTCAACGTCTCGGTGGATGTTGATAATACGCTGTTATCCTACGCGGTCTCGAACCCCGAACCCTTTGCCGACGATATTCGATTAACCAGCAGTCTGCTGGATGCGGCCCTGCATAACTTTACCGAGGCTGACGAAGATGACACTTATGCTGCAACGCGCAGCAGTAATAGTGTGCTGCTGCTTTCACCGCAAGGAAGGTTGCCATTTACCGTTGAACAATTTGCCGCGTTGTCTCGACAGTTGGACTTGGGTGCCAAGTATCAGGCGCATATCAAGAGCGCACTGGGTATCGCCGAGGTCGTGGCTGAAGGTGTCTTGAAGGCCAGGGTCATACTGAGTCAACAACATGCGTTCAGTGCGGCCATCGATCTTGCGCGAATGCAGGGTGATATCGACAGGGTCACACCCGATTCAACTATTTATGACCTGCTCATCCGGGTCCGGGACAACCCTCACGACCTGACTCTGGATGGCAAGCCTGTGCAATTCAACGGGCTGAAACTGCTCGGGGAAACCGGGTTGATCGGCGTGGTACTTATTGGGCCGGACCGCATTAGCAGTGAATCGGTGCAGCGCCTGGTTGTGTACATTCCGCATGACCCGATCAGCCCGATCAAGGAGTACCCATCGGCGCAGCATTTCCACAGCGAGTTGCGTGATCGATTGCGTGACCCTGGCTATCAGGAATTTTTCAGTCGGTTTGTCAGGCAGGAAGACAAGGCGCGTTTTTTCAGGCGGTTGAATGATCGGCTGACGCCGCTTAAACCGCAGCCCAACGGCCGTGTTTATATAAGAACTCCAGATCCTGAGGCCAGGATCCATATGGAGGAAACGCCGGTTTTAGGGGCGCTTTGGGTTTTTCTCTTCGACCAGCAACTGAACAAGCTCCTCAACGATGCAGCGTTTGTCGCAGTGTCCACGGCAGATGTTGATGCGCAGGCGCGTACTGACAAACTGCTCGGTTATCTGGGTACGGCGCTGGCGGTCCTCAATGTCGTTGCGTTGTTTGTCCCGCCCCTGGGTGTGGCGATGATGGCTGTGATGGCGACGCAACTGACCTATGAGGTGGTAGAAGGCGTCGAGGCATTGGCGCAGGGCGATACGGATGAGGGTTTTATCTATCTGATGGATGTTGCACAAAACCTCGCTCAGCTAGCGCTCCTGGCCGCGGTTGGTGCTGAGGGCGCAGAACCAGTTACCCCCCTCAAGCGCTCGCCGTTTGTCGATAGTTTGCAACAGGTCACCTTGCCGGATGGAGAGACTCGGTTGTGGAAACCCGATCTAAAACCCTACGAGCACACGGGAGCATTGCCGGCAGGTCTGAAGCCCGATGACTTGGGGTTGCTGCATCACGATGGCCAGGCGTTCCTGGTCCTGGGAGATAAGTGCTACAGGGTGAAAATGGACCCTGTCAGCGGCCAGTACCGGGTCGTGCATCCTGTCAGGGCAAATGCCTATGGGCCTGAACTCAACCACAACGGTTTCGGTGCCTGGAGCCATGAAGTGGAGCAGCCTCGGACCTGGCAGGGCCGCGAATTGATGCAGCGGATAGGGCATGGTGTCCGCGAGTTCAGTGACGCCGAGCTTGAACAGATTCGCCATGTCAGCGGCATCGATGAGGGCGTCTTGCGTCGAATGCACGTCGAGAACGAACCACCTGCACCGATGCTGGCCGATACGATCAGTCGATTTCAGGCGTACAGGCAGGTCGAGGAATTTATCGCCGATATGAAGAGCGCCTCATCCAGCGCTTCTGCAACCGATCATTCGATCAATCAGTTGCATGTCCTGACGCGGTATGGCACGTGGCCGGACACGGTATCGGTACGGATCATCGATGCGCAGGCGAAGACCCTCTGGGAATACGTCAATCCCCAGGGTGTACAGGGCAAAGTGCGGATCGTGCAGATCCATGATGCGCAGGTTCGAGGGGGGCGACTGCTGAAAACGCTCCTGGAAAGTCTCACTGAAAGTGAAACCGATGTTGTGCTTGGCCAAGCGCCTGGGGCCCCGCGGGAAGTTCTGGAAAAACGCATCGAGAGACTGCGCGAGCGCATTGCTCGTGTTGCCGAAAGCCATAAGGTCGAGTTCTTCAATGATATCTACAACGCCAGGACCGACAGCAGCGATCCACGGCTCAGTCTGATCAAGTCGCGCTTTTCCAACGTACCCACGAGCGTGATTGAACAGTTGCTGGCCGAAGCCAGCCCTGGTGAGCGTCAGCAAATGGCCAAATGGGACTTTGCCGACAAGTTGCAAACCAAGCCCATACCCCTGCGCCTGGCGGAAGAACTGCGCTGGATCCAGCGCGAGGTGCGTCTGTCACGAACCTACGAGGGTTTTTACCTGGACGATTTGATGGGGCAGGACGCAGAGACGCTGGTACTCAACTCACTGAAAAAGCTGCCAGGCTGGTCGGATGATTTGCGCATTGAGGTTCGAGACGGCTCGTTCAGCGGTGCGCTGCGGGCCAGTGTCGGTCCCCAGAGTGCTGAAAGCTCAAAGGTGCTGGTGCGTAATGACCAAGGGCGGTACGAGGCCCGAGATCAGAATAATGAGCATTTGCACGGGGCCGATGATCTTTATGCTGCTCTTCAGCATGCCTTGCCGGATACCCAGCGCAAAGCGCTAGGCTTGCCTCATGTGGGGCAGGGGCCAGAGTTGAAGGCGTTGATCAGGCAGCACCTACTGACGCGCGGTGAGTTGCGCTCGTTACTGGGGATGCAACCGATCAATCCCGGATTCAGGGCGCCCCAGCGCTGGATCGATGGCCGCCTGGGTTATCCACTGTCCGGGCGCGGGGCGGGTTTTCATCCCGTGCCGGTATCGGACGAGGCCAGAGTGCTCAAGCTGTTTCCCAGCTTCACTGATGGTCAGATTGAGGGTTTTCTGGAGTTGTTGGGAGCCGCGCGGGAAGTGTATCTGGTCAATTTTGAGGCGGAGCATCAACAGTTGCTGAGCTGGTCTGAGCAATGGCTGGCGACTCCGTCGACGCGTGTCTTGCCAGATGGCAGTGTTGTCGCCGTCGAGCAGTATGAAAAACAAGTGGTCGCTGAGTTGCTCAAGCGTAGCTGGCAAAGACAGTCACTCAAATACTCGCGCTATGGTGTTCGTCGGGGGTATGAACTGAGGCTGCGAGGTCGAGCGGTTGGGGCGCTGCCTGCTCTGGAAGTGGACTTTAGTCATGTGAATTTTCTGGACCTCAGTGGCATGGACCTGATGGCGGCTCCCAACGAGTTTCTCGAATCGTTTCCCTTGGTTCAACGCTTGGAACTGCAGGCCAACCGTCTTGTAGACATCCCCGCGCAACTGGATGAAATGCCCAGTCTTGCCTATTTGGACCTGTCCGGTAACCGCATCAGGTTAACCACCGGCGAAGCGGATTCACTGGCTCGGATGAGGGGGCTCAGAGAGCTGAATCTAAACCACAACCCGTTGGAGCGAGTGCCTGATCTAAGCCAGATGACAGAGTTGGGCGTGGTTCGCTTGCAGGGCACCGGAATCAGTCAATGGCCAGTCGGGCTGGCCGATCCACCCCGCCTGGGCATGGTCGATTTGCGCGATAACCAGCTCACCTCGTTTCCCGAATGGGCGGTGAATCCACCTGCGCAGCAGTCGGCGGCCATCAATCGGGTATTGCGAGTCACTGAACTGAATGGCAATCCTCTTTCCGACCAGGGCATCACGCAGTATGGGGAGATTCTGGCGCGTATCTACCTGGACAACGATGAGGCCGGATTAGCGCCGGTTCCCCCTGATTCGCCGGCTGATCGTGGTGCTGCCGGCGGCACCCTGGCGCCCTCGGCGCAGCGTGTAGAGCGCTGGATGCGCGATACGCCAGCGCTGGAGCAGAATGTCAGAAGGACGCAATGGGCACTCCTCGACAGTGAAGCCCTCGCTAGGGAAGCCGCCGCAGGAGAGGCTGGAGGGTCGGTCAGTGAAAGCGAGGAGTTTTTCCGCTTGCTGGAAAAACTGCATGCGACGGCCGAGTACAAAAAAGCCTACCCCGACCTCAAGGCTCGGGTTTGGGCGGTGCTGGATGCGGCCGAAGAAAACGCAGTGCTGCGTCGTGAACTGTTCCAGTTGGCAGGAGAGCCAGAAACCTGCAGCGATCGTGCTGCGCTGATGTTCAGCCAGCTGGAAATCAAGGTCCTGACTCACAAGGCCCTGGCGCGCGTCGGCGATAGCGGCGCAGGTCTTCAATTGCTCAAACTGGCCCAAGGCCTGTTTCGTCTGGATGAGGTGGAAGCGTTTGCGCTCAAGGACATTAACGAGCGTATCAAGACCATAGTCCGTTCCGATAAATCGACGCACGAAAAGGGCCGCCAGCTGTTGTTGATGGACCAAATCGAAGTGCGGCTTTCCTATCGGGTCAACCTCAGGGACAGGCTGGACCTGCCAGGGCAGCCTACGAAGGCAGAATACGCGGGTTCGCAATACGTGCCTCGCGCCAAGCTGCAGGAAGCAGAACAGTATGTGCACAGCCTCAAGGACTCGAAGGCCGAGATTGAATCGATCGCGCACCGTGATTTCTGGGGGCAGTACCTCAAAGAAAAATATCGCTCCAGGTTCGATCTGGCCTATGAGTCAATCCTTGAACGCCTGGAGCAATTGGACATCGCCCGCACTTCGATGACCAGTGATGCCTACAACACTCAGTCCAAGGCACTGGCCGTCGAGGCCAGGGTTGTCGAGCAACGGCTCATCGACCTGCTGACACCCGAGGAAATACTCAGCCTGGAAAATGGCGGTAATGCTGCTTAGCGGATAGCTCCAACCCCGAATGTTGCCTGCGGCAGCCTTCGGGGTTTTGCGTAGTCAGAACAGGAAATACCGCTGCGCCATCGGCAACACATCCGCCGGCTCACACCACAACAGTTCGCCATCGGCCTTGACCTGATAGGTCTGCGGATCGACGTCGATGCTGGGTAGGTAGTCGTTATGGATCAGGTCGGTCTTGCACACGCTGCGGCAACCCTTGACCACGGCGATGGTCTTCTTCAAGCCCAATGCCTGCGCCAGTCCTGCTTCCTCTGCGGCCTGGCTGATGAAGGTCAGGCTGGTGGCGTGCAACGAGCCACCGTAGCTTGCGAACATCGGGCGGTAGTGCACCGGTTGCGGCGTCGGAATCGAGGCGTTGGCGTCGCCCATGAGGCTGGCGGCAATCGCCCCACCCTTGAGAATCAGGCTGGGCTTGACCCCGAAAAACGCCGGGCGCCAGAGCACCAGGTCGGCCCATTTCCCCACTTCGATCGAACCCACTTCGTGGCTGATGCCGTGGGTGATCGCCGGGTTGATCGTATATTTGGCGAGGTAGCGCTTGGCGCGGAAGTTGTCGTTGCCCTCGCCATCGCCCGGCAGTGGGCCGCGCTGCTGCTTCATCTTGTCGGCGGTCTGCCAGGTTCGGATGATGACTTCGCCGACCCGGCCCATGGCCTGGCTGTCGGAGCTGATCATCGAGAACGCCCCGAGGTCGTGCAGGATGTCCTCGGCGGCGATGGTTTCACGACGGATACGGCTTTCGGCGAAGGCCACGTCCTCGGCAATGCTTGGGTCCAGGTGATGGCAGACCATCAGCATGTCCAGGTGTTCGTCGATGGTGTTGCGGGTGAACGGCCGGGTCGGGTTGGTCGAACTCGGCAGCACGTTGGCAAAACCGCAGGCCTTGATGATGTCCGGGGCGTGACCGCCACCCGCGCCTTCGGTGTGATAGGTGTGGATGGTGCGGCCCTTGAAGGCGGCGAGGGTGGTTTCGACAAAACCCGATTCATTGAGGGTGTCGGTGTGGATCGCCACCTGCACGTCGTACTGGTCGGCCACAGTCAGGCAGTTGTCGATGCTGGCCGGGGTGGTGCCCCAGTCTTCGTGCAGCTTGAGGCCAATGGCGCCGGCCTTGACCTGCTCGATCAACGGTCCCGGCAGGCTGGCGTTGCCCTTGCCGGTGAGGCCGATGTTCATGGGAAAGGCGTCCGCGGCCTGGAGCATGCGCGCCAGGTGCCAGGGCCCGGAGGTGCAGGTGGTGGCGTTGGTGCCGGTGGCAGGACCGGTGCCGCCACCGATCATGGTGGTAACGCCGCTCATCAAGGCTTCTTCGATCTGCTGCGGGCAAATGAAGTGGATATGCGTGTCGATGCCGCCAGCGGTGAGGATCATGCCTTCGCCGGCAATCACTTCGGTCCCGGCGCCGATGGCCATGCTCACGTCGGGCTGGATATCCGGGTTGCCGGCCTTGCCAATGGCGGCGATGCGCCCATCCTTGAGGCCGACATCGGCCTTGACGATGCCCCAGTGGTCGAGGATCAGCGCGTTGGTGATCACCGTGTCGACGACGTCGGCCGCCAGCAACTGGCTCTGCCCCTGGCCGTCGCGGATCACCTTGCCGCCACCGAACTTCACTTCTTCGCCATAGGTGGTGAAGTCCTTCTCGACCTCGATCCACAACTCGGTGTCGGCCAGGCGGACCTTGTCACCGACGGTGGGGCCGAACATGTCGGCGTAGGCCTGACGGGAGATTTTCATTCGTTCGCCTTGAGATTCAGGAAAATTTGAAGTCGTTCGCTGCGCTCACTGTCGCGGGCAAGCCCGCTCCCACAGGGGAATGCGATCACTTGTGGGAGCGGGCTCGCCCGCGAAGAGGCCAGTGCAGACGCCGTAAAATTTAAAGGTCCCCCATGATCCGTCCGGCAAACCCGAACACCCGGCGATGCCCGGCCAGGTCCACCAGTTCCACATCGCGGCTCTGCCCCGGCTCGAAGCGCACCGCGGTACCGGCCGGGATGTTCAGGCGCATGCCGCGGGTGGCGGCGCGGTCGAAAGCCAGGGCGTCATTGGTTTCGAAAAAGTGATAGTGCGAACCGACCTGGATCGGCCGGTCGCCACTGTTGGCCACGGTCAGGCTCAGGGTTCGCCGGCCGACGTTGAGCTCGATCTCGCCGGGCTGGATCCGGTATTCGCCAGGAATCATGCAGGTTGTCCCAGGGTCTTGAAGTAGATGGCGGTCGGCGCGTAGTGGCCGTCCGGGCTTTGGCAGTAGTTGGGCAGTTCGCCGACGCGGGTATAGCCCAGTGACTGGTAGAAGGTTTCCGCGGCCGAGCCGGCTTCGGTATCCAGGTACAACAGGCCGCGCTGGTGCTGGCGCGCGGCAAGTTCCAGGGCATTCATCAACTGCTGGCCGAGGCCGCGTCGACGGGCCTGGTGCAGGACCTGGAGTTTTTGCACTTCGGCGCGATTGCGCCCGTTGGCTTTCTGGCACAAGCCAAGTTGCACACTGGCCAGGACCCTTTCTTCCTGGACCACCACCCACAAGAGCAGGCTGCCGTTCTCCAGGTCGACCTGGACGGCGTTGAGGTAGGCGCGGGCCTGGGCGTCATCGATGTCGGCCAGAAAGCCGATCGAGGCCCCGTGCTGCACGGCGTCGAACAGCAAGTCGTGCAAGCCCTGGCGGTAGTGGGCAAAGCTTTCCGGGTTGACCCGGCGTAGTTGGGCGGCGTTCATCGTGGCTTACTCCTTGTGGGCCTGGGGTGGCTCCGAGCCTGGGTTGAGGGTCAATTGCATGAACGTCAGGTCGAGCCAGCGACCGAACTTGGTGCCCACCTGCGGCATCTGTCCGGTGGTGATGAAGCCGGCCCGCTCATGCAGACGGATCGACGCCGCGTTGCCGCTCTCGATGGCCGCCACCATCACGTGTTTGCCAGCGTCCCTGGCGCGCACCACCAGTGCTTCCATCAGGCGCGGACCGAGGCCGTTGCCGCGTTGGTCGTTGCGCACGTACACCGAGTGTTCCACGGTGTGGCGAAACCCATCGAAGGGCCGCCAGTCACCGAAAGAGGCGTAGCCGAGCACCTGCTCGTCGGCAGCGGCGATCACCAGGATCGGGTAGCCTTGGGCGTGGCGGGCGCTGAACCAGGCTTGGCGATTGGCCAGGTCGACCGCCTGTTCGTTCCAGATCGCGGTGGTGTTGAGCACAGCGTCGTTGTAGATGTCGCGAATCGCCGGCAGGTCGGCGGGCACGGCATCGCGGATGTGATACGGCATGGCGCGACCTCAGGCGATAGGTTGATGGACGGTGACCAGTTTGGTGCCATCGGGAAAGGTGGCTTCGACCTGGATCTGCGGGATCATTTCCGGGATGCCGGGCATCACCTGTTCGCGCTGCAGCAGGGTGGTGCCCAAGTGCATCAGCTCGGCGACGCTCTGGCCGTCCCGCGCGCCTTCGAGCAGCGCTGCGCTGATATACGCCATGGCCTCCGGGTAATTGAGTTTGACGCCGCGGGCCAACCGCCGCTCGGCCACCAGGCCGGCAGTGAAGATCAGCAGCTTGTCTTTTTCGCGTGGGGTCAGGTCCATCGTGGAAATCCATCTGGGCAGAAAAAAAGAGCATTCGTAAGGTCGACCCGAACCCGTTGTCGGTGTTCAGGTATTCCATATTCGCGGCGCCAGCGCCTCGCGGCCGAGCAGGGCCGGGCGCAGCAGTGTCCATAAATCAATCAGCCAACCCCGCGCCAGCAAGGTTTCACTGGCCAGGCAGCGGGCAACCAGCAGCCCGGGAAGTTGGGTCAAATCCCCGCGTACCGGGTTGGGCAATGAGCGACAGGCCTGCAGCAGTTCGCTGTCGATCTCGCCCGTCACCAGCAAGGTGGCAAATACCGGCTGGCCGTCCAGGCCAATCGGCGAGTCGAGCAAACCGTCAGCGCCGACAATGCGCTGGCGTTCGTGCCAGAGCAACTGGCCGTCGCGGCGGATCTCCAGTTGCGCTTGAAAGTGCCCATGCTCGAAGCGTTCGCCGCTGGCCGGGCGACCCAGTGCCACCACGTCCCAATAGAACAATCGCGCATCGCCCTGCAGTTCGATCGAGGTCTTGAGCTCGGCCTGGGCGGCGCTGAAGACGATGGTTTCCTGGGGCAGCCATTCCAGTGTGGCACCGGTGGCAACCTGCAAGTCGAGCTGCTGATAGGCGGGGCTGGCGGCGCGATACCACTTGGCGGCGCCGGGGCTGGTCAACTGCGCCCAGGCGTTGGGTCCGACGCTCGCGCGGACCTCCAGGCGATCGCCACCGGCAATCCCTCCGGGTGGGTGGACGATGATGTGCTGGCACACTTCGGGGCCTTCGGCGTACAGGTGTTTTTGCACCCGCAGCGGACCCTGATGGCGGCGCAGGGTCGGCCGCGTGCTGGCGCCGAAACGGGCGTAGCCGAGCTCAAGCTCGGCATGCCAGCTGGGTGTGAATGCGTTGTGTTGGGCAGTGGCAGTCATATTTTCTGATTATCGTCAGGACGCTAAAGACTAGATCGTTACCAGGCCGCGTACACCCTCGGCTTCCATGTTTTCGCCGCGACCTTGCTGGACGATCTCGCCTCGCGACATCACCAGGTACTGATCGGCCAGCTCGGCAGCGAAGTCGTAGAACTGTTCCACCAGCAGGATCGCCATGTCACCGCGTGCCGCAAGCTGCTTGATCACCGCGCCGATCTCCTTGATCACCGAGGGCTGGATGCCTTCGGTGGGTTCATCGAGGATCAGCAGGCGTGGCCGGCTGGCCAGCGCACGGCCGATGGCCAACTGTTGCTGCTGGCCACCGGAGAGGTCACCGCCACGGCGTAGCTTCATTTGCAGCAGCACCGGGAACAGCTCGTAGATGAAGCCCGGTACTTCCCGGGCTTCGGCGCCGGGGAAACGCGACAGCCCCATCAACAGGTTTTCTTCGACGCTCAGCCGGGGGAAGATTTCCCGGCCCTGGGGAACATAGGCGATACCAGCATGAACCCGCTGGTGCGGCTTGAGCCCACTGATGGTCTTGCCCTCCCAGTTCACCGCGCCCTCCTTGGCCGGCAGCAGGCCCATCAGGCATTTGAGCAGGGTGGTCTTGCCCACGCCGTTGCGCCCGAGCAGGCAGGTGACTTCGCCAACCTTCACCTCGAAGCTGAGGCCGCGCAGGATGTGGCTACCGCCGTAGTACTGGTGCAATTTATCGACTTGCAGCATGTTCAAATTCTCCTCAATTCCCTGTGGAGCGGGCGCTCGCTCCTACAGAGAGCAATCCACACCTGCGTTCAGCGCCCGAGATAAACCTCGATCACCCGCTCGTTGTCCTGCACCTGCGCCAGTGACCCCTCGGCCAGCACGCTGCCCTGGTGCAATACGGTGACGTGGTCGGCGATCGAACCG from Pseudomonas sp. S04 encodes the following:
- a CDS encoding RHS repeat-associated core domain-containing protein, coding for MTHSRSDSSDGSRQARTLLLATDNKRSIIAEITADRTNPIAYPPYGQQSGQQAVTTGLGFNGELREARLGWYLLGNGYRAYNPILMRFHSPDSWSPFGRGGLNAYTYCEGDPVNFSDPTGHIKLLDFLSNRRTSLARTSSTSSVTPLLASTDTPPASPANQMQTGISNPNFPGGAAPETTPPLVRKHSGETTRNFPDHATRSEAPPPIPPKRQLPRFNDTGGQVGILSPDQQPGEPSSSRQIWNSPPYEPLLAPVPPPRTLPSGATREYSVTYDLSGNPRQRSVQKVSLSMIQGSIRTRRE
- a CDS encoding NEL-type E3 ubiquitin ligase domain-containing protein, whose translation is MAELNKPFASSAETALAEDKGPHYDYVKNKLPAWLLQATPQRRRELRDAGLARPSRHEAATQDHQAAFKRSSRQSYATQNTLDQMLVNLQDVKAFSRPLLTAAIMQKFNVSVDVDNTLLSYAVSNPEPFADDIRLTSSLLDAALHNFTEADEDDTYAATRSSNSVLLLSPQGRLPFTVEQFAALSRQLDLGAKYQAHIKSALGIAEVVAEGVLKARVILSQQHAFSAAIDLARMQGDIDRVTPDSTIYDLLIRVRDNPHDLTLDGKPVQFNGLKLLGETGLIGVVLIGPDRISSESVQRLVVYIPHDPISPIKEYPSAQHFHSELRDRLRDPGYQEFFSRFVRQEDKARFFRRLNDRLTPLKPQPNGRVYIRTPDPEARIHMEETPVLGALWVFLFDQQLNKLLNDAAFVAVSTADVDAQARTDKLLGYLGTALAVLNVVALFVPPLGVAMMAVMATQLTYEVVEGVEALAQGDTDEGFIYLMDVAQNLAQLALLAAVGAEGAEPVTPLKRSPFVDSLQQVTLPDGETRLWKPDLKPYEHTGALPAGLKPDDLGLLHHDGQAFLVLGDKCYRVKMDPVSGQYRVVHPVRANAYGPELNHNGFGAWSHEVEQPRTWQGRELMQRIGHGVREFSDAELEQIRHVSGIDEGVLRRMHVENEPPAPMLADTISRFQAYRQVEEFIADMKSASSSASATDHSINQLHVLTRYGTWPDTVSVRIIDAQAKTLWEYVNPQGVQGKVRIVQIHDAQVRGGRLLKTLLESLTESETDVVLGQAPGAPREVLEKRIERLRERIARVAESHKVEFFNDIYNARTDSSDPRLSLIKSRFSNVPTSVIEQLLAEASPGERQQMAKWDFADKLQTKPIPLRLAEELRWIQREVRLSRTYEGFYLDDLMGQDAETLVLNSLKKLPGWSDDLRIEVRDGSFSGALRASVGPQSAESSKVLVRNDQGRYEARDQNNEHLHGADDLYAALQHALPDTQRKALGLPHVGQGPELKALIRQHLLTRGELRSLLGMQPINPGFRAPQRWIDGRLGYPLSGRGAGFHPVPVSDEARVLKLFPSFTDGQIEGFLELLGAAREVYLVNFEAEHQQLLSWSEQWLATPSTRVLPDGSVVAVEQYEKQVVAELLKRSWQRQSLKYSRYGVRRGYELRLRGRAVGALPALEVDFSHVNFLDLSGMDLMAAPNEFLESFPLVQRLELQANRLVDIPAQLDEMPSLAYLDLSGNRIRLTTGEADSLARMRGLRELNLNHNPLERVPDLSQMTELGVVRLQGTGISQWPVGLADPPRLGMVDLRDNQLTSFPEWAVNPPAQQSAAINRVLRVTELNGNPLSDQGITQYGEILARIYLDNDEAGLAPVPPDSPADRGAAGGTLAPSAQRVERWMRDTPALEQNVRRTQWALLDSEALAREAAAGEAGGSVSESEEFFRLLEKLHATAEYKKAYPDLKARVWAVLDAAEENAVLRRELFQLAGEPETCSDRAALMFSQLEIKVLTHKALARVGDSGAGLQLLKLAQGLFRLDEVEAFALKDINERIKTIVRSDKSTHEKGRQLLLMDQIEVRLSYRVNLRDRLDLPGQPTKAEYAGSQYVPRAKLQEAEQYVHSLKDSKAEIESIAHRDFWGQYLKEKYRSRFDLAYESILERLEQLDIARTSMTSDAYNTQSKALAVEARVVEQRLIDLLTPEEILSLENGGNAA
- the ureC gene encoding urease subunit alpha, translated to MKISRQAYADMFGPTVGDKVRLADTELWIEVEKDFTTYGEEVKFGGGKVIRDGQGQSQLLAADVVDTVITNALILDHWGIVKADVGLKDGRIAAIGKAGNPDIQPDVSMAIGAGTEVIAGEGMILTAGGIDTHIHFICPQQIEEALMSGVTTMIGGGTGPATGTNATTCTSGPWHLARMLQAADAFPMNIGLTGKGNASLPGPLIEQVKAGAIGLKLHEDWGTTPASIDNCLTVADQYDVQVAIHTDTLNESGFVETTLAAFKGRTIHTYHTEGAGGGHAPDIIKACGFANVLPSSTNPTRPFTRNTIDEHLDMLMVCHHLDPSIAEDVAFAESRIRRETIAAEDILHDLGAFSMISSDSQAMGRVGEVIIRTWQTADKMKQQRGPLPGDGEGNDNFRAKRYLAKYTINPAITHGISHEVGSIEVGKWADLVLWRPAFFGVKPSLILKGGAIAASLMGDANASIPTPQPVHYRPMFASYGGSLHATSLTFISQAAEEAGLAQALGLKKTIAVVKGCRSVCKTDLIHNDYLPSIDVDPQTYQVKADGELLWCEPADVLPMAQRYFLF
- a CDS encoding urease subunit beta, with protein sequence MIPGEYRIQPGEIELNVGRRTLSLTVANSGDRPIQVGSHYHFFETNDALAFDRAATRGMRLNIPAGTAVRFEPGQSRDVELVDLAGHRRVFGFAGRIMGDL
- a CDS encoding GNAT family N-acetyltransferase, with the protein product MNAAQLRRVNPESFAHYRQGLHDLLFDAVQHGASIGFLADIDDAQARAYLNAVQVDLENGSLLLWVVVQEERVLASVQLGLCQKANGRNRAEVQKLQVLHQARRRGLGQQLMNALELAARQHQRGLLYLDTEAGSAAETFYQSLGYTRVGELPNYCQSPDGHYAPTAIYFKTLGQPA
- a CDS encoding GNAT family N-acetyltransferase, with protein sequence MPYHIRDAVPADLPAIRDIYNDAVLNTTAIWNEQAVDLANRQAWFSARHAQGYPILVIAAADEQVLGYASFGDWRPFDGFRHTVEHSVYVRNDQRGNGLGPRLMEALVVRARDAGKHVMVAAIESGNAASIRLHERAGFITTGQMPQVGTKFGRWLDLTFMQLTLNPGSEPPQAHKE
- a CDS encoding urease subunit gamma; protein product: MDLTPREKDKLLIFTAGLVAERRLARGVKLNYPEAMAYISAALLEGARDGQSVAELMHLGTTLLQREQVMPGIPEMIPQIQVEATFPDGTKLVTVHQPIA
- a CDS encoding urease accessory protein UreD — protein: MTATAQHNAFTPSWHAELELGYARFGASTRPTLRRHQGPLRVQKHLYAEGPEVCQHIIVHPPGGIAGGDRLEVRASVGPNAWAQLTSPGAAKWYRAASPAYQQLDLQVATGATLEWLPQETIVFSAAQAELKTSIELQGDARLFYWDVVALGRPASGERFEHGHFQAQLEIRRDGQLLWHERQRIVGADGLLDSPIGLDGQPVFATLLVTGEIDSELLQACRSLPNPVRGDLTQLPGLLVARCLASETLLARGWLIDLWTLLRPALLGREALAPRIWNT
- the urtE gene encoding urea ABC transporter ATP-binding subunit UrtE, translating into MLQVDKLHQYYGGSHILRGLSFEVKVGEVTCLLGRNGVGKTTLLKCLMGLLPAKEGAVNWEGKTISGLKPHQRVHAGIAYVPQGREIFPRLSVEENLLMGLSRFPGAEAREVPGFIYELFPVLLQMKLRRGGDLSGGQQQQLAIGRALASRPRLLILDEPTEGIQPSVIKEIGAVIKQLAARGDMAILLVEQFYDFAAELADQYLVMSRGEIVQQGRGENMEAEGVRGLVTI